A genomic stretch from Arachis stenosperma cultivar V10309 chromosome 3, arast.V10309.gnm1.PFL2, whole genome shotgun sequence includes:
- the LOC130965739 gene encoding uncharacterized protein LOC130965739, with amino-acid sequence MSSRGSERGIRRENPEVEPVQGRRGGNPSASTSNISRYYKSMTLTDFLKNGPPRFNGNANALEADQWFREVERFLYTQHVPEVQSVEIVTHMLEGDAQNWWQELCHTLQVELTDVSWHRFKTEFYGRYFLHAFHIAKELELMQLKQKDMSVADYTREFDNLCRFSKTCQGNPADYEEWKCAQYEKGLRRDIFNYVYPQKLTNFTELVKKSQLAEDCSMKWTLLQEGFGETTPEEPRRYGLGMCFRCGAPGHMSRDCSRGRAADTGWPRQDRGKYDT; translated from the coding sequence ATGTCGTCTCGTGGATCCGAACGAGGTATACGGAGAGAAAATCCCGAGGTTGAACCAGTGCAAGGACGTCGAGGTGGAAACCCTAGTGCTAGTACGAGTAACATAAGTCGATACTATAAGTCAATGACCCTTACTGATTTCCTCAAGAATGGTCCACCTCGGTTTAACGGAAACGCCAATGCCCTGGAGGCTGATCAGTGGTTTCGAGAAGTGGAGAGGTTTTTGTACACTCAGCATGTTCCTGAAGTACAGTCAGTAGAGATAGTGACTCATATGTTGGAAGGAGATGCTCAGAATTGGTGGCAAGAATTGTGTCATACCTTGCAGGTGGAGTTAACGGATGTCTCTTGGCATAGATTCAAGACAGAGTTTTATGGGAGATATTTCTTGCATGCGTTTCACATTGCAAAGGAATTGGAGTTAATGCAGCTGAAGCAAAAGGATATGTCCGTTGCCGACTATACCCGTGAATTCGACAACCTGTGCCGTTTCTCAAAAACTTGTCAAGGAAATCCAGCTGattatgaggaatggaagtgtgctCAGTATGAGAAAGGACTAAGGAGAGATATCTTTAATTACGTGTATCCACAAAAGCTAACAAATTTCACTGAGTTGGTTAAGAAGAGCCAGCTCGCTGAGGATTGCTCCATGAAGTGGACACTGCTACAGGAAGGCTTTGGTGAGACCACTCCAGAAGAGCCGCGCAGGTACGGACTGGGAATGTGTTTTCGATGTGGAGCACCGGGACATATGTCTAGGGATTGTTCGCGTGGGAGAGCCGCAGATACGGGTTGGCCACGACAGGATCGAGGTAAGTATGATACCTGA